In Bdellovibrio bacteriovorus, the following are encoded in one genomic region:
- a CDS encoding Crp/Fnr family transcriptional regulator, translating into MSLKRECHPQDTSSCANCESREDSLLCSTPEVLGLVEKARTVCRFKAGQMIFYAGNDPLGLFTIQSGLVKLEVTSPNGAAHTLRMVGPGGVLGYRSLFANEPYHATAVAVKDCELCFISKTDILEIFRSHPDLTMKLLNHLSKDLRQAEEKWMDQMDKGASERIAEAVLFLNEHFHQQNWTRREIAQWAGTTPETVIRTLAQFEKEGLIDQTDGRNIRIIQKDRLRDRAS; encoded by the coding sequence ATGAGTTTGAAACGTGAATGCCATCCCCAAGATACATCTTCCTGCGCAAATTGCGAATCTCGCGAGGACAGTCTTTTATGCTCAACGCCGGAAGTTTTAGGGCTGGTAGAAAAAGCCCGCACCGTGTGCCGCTTTAAAGCGGGTCAGATGATCTTTTATGCTGGTAACGACCCCCTAGGCCTTTTCACGATTCAGTCAGGACTTGTAAAGCTGGAGGTCACCTCACCCAATGGGGCCGCTCACACTCTTCGGATGGTGGGGCCTGGCGGAGTATTAGGTTATCGTTCTTTATTTGCCAACGAGCCTTATCACGCGACAGCTGTTGCGGTGAAAGATTGTGAGCTTTGTTTTATCTCAAAAACAGATATTCTAGAAATCTTTAGATCTCATCCCGACCTCACGATGAAACTTTTAAACCACTTATCTAAAGACCTGCGCCAAGCGGAAGAAAAGTGGATGGATCAAATGGATAAAGGGGCTTCTGAGCGTATCGCCGAAGCTGTTTTATTTTTAAACGAACACTTCCATCAACAAAACTGGACACGTCGAGAAATCGCGCAATGGGCGGGAACCACACCGGAAACCGTTATTCGTACCTTGGCTCAATTTGAAAAAGAAGGTCTGATTGACCAGACAGATGGAAGAAACATTCGTATCATTCAAAAAGATCGTTTACGAGACAGAGCAAGCTAA